The segment CCATCGGCGGGGACGTGCGGGAAAGCCTCATCATTACAGGCGACCAGGCCCGCGTCAACTCGCCGAATAGCAACTCGGTCGGTCGGGGCCGCACACGCGGAGACTGACCCGAATGCGCTTCTGGAGCTGGCTGAGTCGCGGATTGAGGAGCCTGCTCGCTGGAGCGAATTCCGACTCCGACGCACACTCCCAAGGAGTTGAGACGCCAACGCAGTCCGGCATGGACACGAGTTCTGCGGTAGCAGCAGGCGCTCGCGCTGTCGCGATCGGCGGAAACGCGGACAGGAGCACCATCGTTACGGGAGACTACGTAACTGTCCACGTCAGTTACAGTGCACCCGAAGCTCACGAGAGCCACCAACGCGCCATCGAAACACTCGCCCTCGTGCGGCAGATCGCGGCCAATCAGCCCGCGCATGTTGCCATACCGCCTGCCCCCGAGGCGGAGCAAACCCGTTGGTCTGCGAAGCTCGACCTAGTCAGAGAGCTGATCAACAGCGGGAAACTGGCGTCGGCGCTGGCGGCGCTTGACGCGATGGAGCGCGACTCCGCCCCGCCGGCTGTCGATGTGGAGTTGGAGCGTTTGCACCGGTACTCCGGTATCGTACTGTACCGAGTCGGCCGCACTGCAGAGGCTCGGGAGCGACTGCAGAAGGCTCTGACATACAACCCCCGGGAGTTTTCGACCCTCGCCATCATGGCCGCAGTGCATTCATCGCTTGGCCACAATGACGAGGCTATCGGCTTTGCGCAGCGTGCGGTCGCCTTGGATCAAGCGTCCGCGTCCGCATGGGCGATCCTCTGCGACGCAGCGACTGCCGCCGGGCAGGAGGTGGATGTCCCCGAGGCGATCGCGAGAGCCCCGGAGGTGCTCGTCTCGCGAGCCAACGCCGCGCTTGTAAAAGAAGAATGGACTTCCGCGATCCAGTTGCTCGAAGATGCCGCCGGTGCGGCTGGGGCGTCCGGTTACTCCCGAATGCTGCTCCTCGCGCATGCGTACATCGCCCGGAGCCGATCGTCGGACCCGGTGCATGCCGCTTGTGATCTGAACGCGGCGCGGCGAGTGGTGGATGAACTCCTGGTTACAGTTCCAGAGGACGACGAGAAGCCACGATATGTCAGCCAGGCACTCCTGCTTCGGGCCGCCGTCCGGGGCCGACTCGGGGATGCAGACGGCGAGCTGCAGGATCTTCGTGCGGCGGTTCGGAACGATCCCAGCTCCACCGCGGCGGTGTTCACCCTGTCAGCGGCTTACCTGGAGCGCGATAGGCCCGGTGAAGCTGCTGAACTCCTCGCGGACCATCCTGAACTCGGAAATGATCCGATGCTTGGGGCGCTCCGCCCTTCCATACTTCGGGCTACCGGTCAGTCCGCCGAGCAGGTGCGGTCTGCGCTGATAGAGGCACTCCGCAGGGCTTTCGGCGCACCGAACGAGGCACAGATCAGGACCATGCTCGCGGAGATTGCGCTGGAGGCGGAGCTGATCGACGCCGCGGTGGATCTGCTCGCCACCGTCACCGAAGCGGACTACTGGTTCCAAACCATCCTCCGCGCCAGGATTGCGGACCGGTCGGGGGACGCGCACGGGGCGAATGTCCTGTATCGCCGCGCTGTCGAGACCGCTTCTACGAACGATCAGGTCGGAGCGCGGATGGAGTGGGCATCGTTCCTCCGTCGCCAGGGCGATCTGGAGGCTGCGCTGGCGCAGCTGACCGCGGCGGACGCAGCTAGTGCCGACGAGGACACGCGCCGGCGTTACGTGAAGTGGCTGCACGAGGCTGGCGATTACGAACGGGTTGCAGAAGTCGTAGACCGCGCAAACCGCGACGGGATCCGCTCTGCGTGGGTGCTCGAGGTCCAGAGTTGGCTCGCACACGTCCGGGGGGACGTACCGGGCGAGCTCCGCACCCTTTCAGAGTGGATCAAAGTGGAGCCGGGGCGCGCAGATGCGCACCTCAACCTTGCACACGCGCACCTGCGTCTGGGCGATCGGGAAACGGCTGCGGCCGTTCTCGATGGCTTTACGCACCTCTCGGTACTCACTCCAACCGAGGAGATGGGCTTCGCGCAACTACTGTTTGAAGTAGGCCGCGTCGGCGCCGGCTTGGAGATGGCGCTTCACGCTGTCCGGCGGGACCGTTCCGATGAGAGGCTCAAGGGTGCGTTCGCCCATATGTTCCTGAGTCGTAGGGATTCGGTTCTGAGCACTCCCCCCACCAAGGTTGCGGCCGGGGTGCACGTGGTTCTTGTGGGACAGAGCGGGGAGCGACAGGAGTACACGATTTTCGCCGATGAACCAGTAGATCCGTCACGCGGAGAGTACCTACCCACGGACCCGGTCGTTCAGTCACTCATCGGGTTGACAAAAGGAGAACGCGTTGTGCGGCGGCCTGGGGCGCCGACGGAGGCGGTATACGAGGTAGCCGAGTTGAAGCCAGTGCTGCTGCACATGTTTCATCAGATTCTGAGCCGGTTCGGTCAGGAGCACCCCGACAGCCGGATCATGCAGCAGGTCCACATCGGTGAGGAGCCCTCTCTCCAGCGGTTCGCGCCCGTCATTCAGTCGGTGTTTCAGCGCGCAGCAGGTGCCGACGAAGCGGTGCGCGTATACGAGGAGCTGAGGGTCCCGCTGGGATCTCTCGCCGCAATACTGGGACGCAGAATTCCTGATGTTTATGCTTACCTTGCCGGTACCGATGGCAAGCATCTGTATGCGGAGTTCGGGGATGCGCTGCACTTCGAGTTGGCTGTGCGGGAGGCGTCCCAGCCAACTATCGTTCTGACACGGTCAGCGCTCCTCACTGCGGGTGAGCTCGGGTTTCGACATCAACTACCTGAGTGGTTTGTGCGCCTGATCGTACCTCGGTCCCTCGTCGACGATCTCGCCGACGAGCTCAGGGAGCTTGAGAAACCGCTGGGTGAGAGCCGACAGACACTGAGCTCGACCGGAGGCCGGCTCGTCCTCCACGAGTTTACTCATGAAGAGCTTCGCACCGCTAAGGCGGAGCGGGAGGAGGTCCTTCGCTGGGTTCGTGACACGTGCTCCGTCGAACCGCTGCCTTCCAATTCGCTCACGACTGCGGATCGGTGGTGGCGTGAGGCCATCGGCACCAGCTCATACGACTCCTACGTTCTGGGGGTCGCGCTGAACATACCGGTGCACGCGGACGACCTGGGGTTGCGCCTCGTGTCTCCCGGAGATTGTGGCAAGCAAGTACGGGGATTCTCGAGTTCGGCGCTTCTTACGTCGTTGCATGCGCGGCGTATGCTGGAATCCGCCGAGTACCACCGGCACCTCACGCGGCTCGTGGAACTCCAGCATGTGCACGTACCGGTCTCTTCAAGCTTATTTGAGGCGGTGCTGTTCGAGGCGGGGTTTTTGGTCGATCCGAGTGTAATGAGGGTATTCGCCCGGCTGTCAGGCGTCTACTCGCTCGCTCAAGACGCGATCGATGTGGCTGCGGAGCTCATCAGGGCTGTTGCCAAGTCGACCGCCTCTCATCGACTTTACGCGGTGGCGACCCTCTGCATGGAGTACCTGTGGGACGGCCACCCGCAGCCGGGGACGCTCTCCGCATTCGCCGCCGCTGTCCGCATAAGGTTGTATCTTCTCCCGCTGGCGAGGGACAGCTTCGAGCAGGCCCTCAATGACTTCCGTCAGGCGCGGTAGAAGAACCCTTATTGTGTCACCTGACCGACTTGAAACACAGGATGGGCTCCGCTCTAGGCGGGTATCTCCGCGCCCGGCCAATCAGTACCGGAACGCCACCTTGATGCTCCCGCTCCCCTTCTTGTCCATCGCGGTGAGGAGGGCGTCGCGGAGCTGGTCGAGGCGGAAGGTGTGGGTAAGGAGGGGGGCGAGGCGGGCGCGGCCGTCGGCGACGAGGGCGGCGGCTTCGGTGAAGGCGTGGGCGCCGGCGCCGCCGTGGGAGTGGCCGCTGTAGCAGAGGCTGCCGCGGATGGTCAGCTCCTTGAGCCAGACCGGGCTCCAGTCGATCCCGTTGAGCTGCGTGCTGTTGCCCAGGAGCACGATGGTGCCGCCGGAGCGGGTGAAGCGGAGCGCGTCCTCCATGCCGCGCACGCCGCCCACGCACACGTACACCTGGTCGAACCCGCCCACCGCGATGCGCTTGCCGATAATCGGCTTGAGGAGGCGTGCGCCCGAGATCTCGGCCAGCGCCTCGAAGTAGTCGCCGCGGCCGCTGACGGTGCGGGCGGCGCCCAGGCGCTCGGCCTGCTCGGCCTGGAAGGGGTACCGCGCCACGATCGTCACGTCCGCGGTGGGGGCGAGCGCCTGGAGGGCGGCGACGGTCACGAGGCCGATGGCGCCCGAGCCGATCACCAGCACGCGCGCACCGGCGGGCGGCAGGTTCGCGCGCACGGCCTGGACGGAGCAGGCGAGCGGCTCGATCAGCACCGCCTCCTCGTCGGCCAGCGAGTCCGGCACCGCGACGAGCTGGCTCTGGTGCGCCACGAACTCCTCGCCCCAGCCGCCGCCCAGGCCCTTCGTGGTGCCGATGAGCATCCCGGGCGCGAGGTGGCCGTCGGTGAAGTGCTCGCAACGCGAAGGGTGACCGTCCGCGCAGCCGGCGCAGAGGGGCTCGACGCCGCGCGGGACGCAGGAGAGCAGGGGATTCACTACCACGCGCTGCCCGACGCCCCACCCCTTCACCGCCGCGCCCAGCTCCGCCACCGTGCCGACGTTTTCGTGACCGGGGGTGAACGGGAACGACGAAAAGGGCGAGGTGGAGGGTGATGCGCTCAGCGTCACAATGCCGAGGTCGCTTCCGCAGATGCCGCCCATCCGCGTCTGGATGCGCACCCAGTCGGGGCCGGGGAGGGCGGGGGAGGGAGCGTCGGAGAGGCGGGTGCAGGAGTGCGGCCCCACGTACAGGCCGGAGTTCAGCCGCCCGGCGCCGGCGGTGACCAGGTAGCGTGGGATGGGCGCCGCGAAGGTGACCGCCTTCACGCCGGCACCCCCGGCGTCACCACCCGCAGCGCCGCGGGGAGCGATGTGATCTCCAGCCGCGCGCTGCTCGCGCGGTTGTACTCGCCGTCCGTCTCGTAGGCGGGGGGCGAGTCGAAGTCGAGGGTGAAGGCGCGCGCCTGCTCCACCTTGACCTCGGGCGCGGTGACGTGCGTTCCCTTGATCGCGGCGCCGAAGATGGAGATGCGGCGCGCGGCCGAGGCGTCGAGGATGCTGACCGCGTCCAACATGCCGTCGGTGAGCGACGCGCCCGGCGCGATGGCGAAGGCGCCGCCAAAGTTGCGCGCGTTGGCCACGATCAGCATCAGGTGCCGCCCGCGCGAGGTGCCCGCGGCCGTAGTCAGCCCGATGTCGACGCCGCGGTAGCCGAACAGCTGGCGGACGGCGGAGAACATGTACAGCGCGTTGCCGCGCAGCAGGGGGATGCGACCCACGTCCTCGAGCACGGCGATGTCGAACCCGAAGCCGGAGACGTTCAGGAAGTGGCGGTCCTCGATGCGGCCCACGTCCACCCGCGTGTCCGGGCCCTCGACGGCCAGGCGCGCGGTGGCCTCCGGGTCGCCCGCGGGGGAGCCGGTCGTCTTGGCGAAGTCGCACCCCGTGCCGCCCGCGAGCAGCGCCAGGCGCACGTCGGCGCGCGCGCCCAGGATCTGGTTCGCCACGTTGCTCCAGGTGCCGTCGCCGCCCACGGCCACCAGCGTGTCGAAGCCGTCCTCGATGGCGCGCCGGGCCAGCTCGCCCTCCTGCCCCGGCCCCGTGCTGACCCGAACGTCGGTGACTCCGTGCGCGGCGAAGGCGGCCTTCACGCGGGGGAGCAAGCGCGAACCCCGCCCCCTTCCGGCGGCGGGGTTCGCGATGACGCATACCCGGTGGGTCACGGCTGCACCGTCATGGCGAGCTCGCGCAGCGGCTGAAAGGTCTGCACCCCGCCGCGCATCCACATCTCGCGGATCGGCAGCTCGCTCACCTCCTCCAGCTCGTCGAGCGGCTCCGTCATCGGGTGGGGGTAGAGCTTCAGGTAGCCGCCCTCCTCCTCGCTCTCGCTCAGCGCGCCCTGCATGGTGATTTCGGCCAGGAAACCACCCGCCTCGTCGAACATGAACGACTGGTGAAGCTGCGCCGCGTCGCGCCATCCGTGCGAGGTGATCGCCATCTCCACGATCGGCCGTCCCTCGTCCGACACGCGGACCATCATGCGGCCGTTGCTCGCGTCCGGCTCCATCGACATCTGCACGTCGCGCATGTAGTGCGGCAGGTGCCAGCGCTCGATGGCGTGCTCACGGGCCTCGCGCGTGGTGGTGCCCAGCAGGAAGGGGTAGAAGGCGGAGTGCGGCATCGCCATCCCCGGCTCCACGCGCGGCGAGACGAGGATGCCCAGGATGACCTCCTGGTACGCGCCCACCATGCTCTCGCTGAAGTCGAACGCCATCACCGACAGGATGCCGGAGCCGTGGTGCAGCTCCGCCGGCTGCAGGTGGCGCGGGAGGATGGCGCGGGCCTGCTCCACCGGGAACTCGAAGAAACCGCCCACCGCGTTGCGGAAGACGTAGACCGTGGTGCCGTCCTGGCTCATTTGAGGATTCCTTCCTGGCGAAGCACGGAGACCAGGATCTCGCTCGCGCGCTCGAGCTGCGCGAAGTTGTGGGCGGCGGATACGGAGATGCGGAAGCGCGAGCGGTTCTTGGTGACGGCGGGGTACTTCACGGGCTGCACGTACAGCCCGGACTCCTGCATGCGCCGCCCGATCCCCATCACGCGGCGGTCGTCGCGCACCATGACCGGGATGATCTGCGAGGTGGACTCGCCCACGTCCACGCCGTGTTCGGCGAGCAGCCCGCGCATGTGCGCGACGTTGGCCCAGAGCCGGTCCCGCAGCTCCGGCTCGCGCTGCACGATGCGGAGCGCCTCCAGCACCCCCGCCGCGATCACCGGCGACAGCGCGCACGAGAAGAAGCGCGAGCGGGAGAAGGCGTCCAGGTAGCGCTTCATCTGGAGCGAGCAGGCCACGTAGCCGCCCATCCCGCCCAGCGCCTTGCTGAACGTTCCCAGGTGGATGTCGATCTCGTCCTTGAGCCCGAACTGCTCCGCCACCCCGCCGCCGTTGGGGCCGTAGATGAAGGACGAGTGCGCCTCGTCGATCATGATGCGGGCGCCGTATCGCTTCGTCACCTCCACGATCTCGGGGAGGGGGCAGACGTCGCCGTCCATGGAGTAGACGCCCTCCACCACGACGAGCACCTTCTTGCCGGCCACCTTTTTGAGCTGCTTCTCCAAGTTCTCCGGCTGGTTGTGCCGGAAGAAGCGCGTGTCCGCCTTGCTCAGGATGGCGCCGTCTACGCAGCTCGCGTGGGCGTTCTGGTCCATGATGACCACGTCGCCCGCGCGCATCAGCCCCGAGATGAGCCCGACGTTGGTGGAGTAGCCGGACGGGTAGATTATGGCCGCCTCGGTGCCCTTGAAGCGCGCGATCTCGTTCTGCAGCTCCTCGTGCACCTCCATGGTGCCGCTCAGGATGGGCGACCCCGCGGCGCCGAGGCCGTAGCGGTCGAGCGCGCTCTTGGCGGCGTCGATCACCTCCTGGCGGTACGAAAGCCCCAGGTAGTTGTACGACGACAGGTTCAGAAGCTGCAGCCGGCGCTTGCCGATCGGCTCCTGCACCTCCACCTGCGGCTTCGGCGCGGCGGCCATCGGCTGGCCCAGGAGGAAGTACCCCGTGGGGCGCACCTCGTCGTACCACTCGTTGTACGGCGTGAGCACCGCCAGCACGTCGTCGCTGCTCGAGTAGTAGAAGCTGTTGAGGTCGTGCTCCGTGGCGCGCGGGGGCGGGGGAGCCTCGACTTCATCGAGCCAGCGGTCCGGCTGTACCGCGGCGGTGCTCACACTCTCCATGGGGCTCCTCCAGGTGGATACCGCCACCCGCGTCTGGGTCGGCGGGCCCGCTGAGCGGCTCCTGCCCCGCATGCTGGCGGGGACGGGGATGGCTCGCGGGACGTCGTCGGGATAGTCGGCGGCCCGGCCCTGCTTGGGCGCGGGACGAGATCGGTTCTGAAGCGGGTCGTGATGGGCCGGCAAGCGCCGGGTCGCGATGCAGCGGGTCTGTACAGCGTTAGCACTTTTATCGCGCGCGGGAGACAACCGCATTCCACAACGCTATCCATGCGTTTCCGCCTCCGCAACCCCGCGAGGCGCCGGAAGCGTAACACGGCCGTTCTGCGGTCCCAATTCGTGGAGCAGCTCGTCGCGCGCGGAGTCGATCATGGCGCGCACGCGGTCGCGGAGCGCGGGGACGTCCGCCAGCGTGAGACCGTCCGTCTCCACCGGAGGTAGAACGCGGGCCACGGCGCGGGCGGGGTTCATCACCCAGCTCCCCTTGGCGAGCGCATGGTTGGCTCCCGCAACCGCGATGGGGAGCACCGGGCACTTCAACTCCACCGCCAGGCGGAACGCGCCGTCCTGGAACGGGCCCAGGCGGCCGTCGAGCGTGCGGGTGCCTTCGGGCATGATGAGGATCGAGACGCCCCTCTCCAGCCGGTCGCGGCACTGCTCCAGGGCGCGGCCGCGGCTGCGGGTGCTTCCGCGCTCCACGCCCACGTCGCCGGCCATGCGCATCATCCACCCCATCAGCGGGATGTTGAACGCGGTCCGCCTGGCCAGCCACTTCATCTCCCAGGGGAGAAGGCTGATCAGAAAGATGTCCGCGATGCTCTCGTGGTTCGCGACGGCCACGTACGGGCGCCGCGGATCGGTGATGCGCA is part of the Longimicrobium sp. genome and harbors:
- a CDS encoding pyridoxal phosphate-dependent aminotransferase family protein; this translates as MESVSTAAVQPDRWLDEVEAPPPPRATEHDLNSFYYSSSDDVLAVLTPYNEWYDEVRPTGYFLLGQPMAAAPKPQVEVQEPIGKRRLQLLNLSSYNYLGLSYRQEVIDAAKSALDRYGLGAAGSPILSGTMEVHEELQNEIARFKGTEAAIIYPSGYSTNVGLISGLMRAGDVVIMDQNAHASCVDGAILSKADTRFFRHNQPENLEKQLKKVAGKKVLVVVEGVYSMDGDVCPLPEIVEVTKRYGARIMIDEAHSSFIYGPNGGGVAEQFGLKDEIDIHLGTFSKALGGMGGYVACSLQMKRYLDAFSRSRFFSCALSPVIAAGVLEALRIVQREPELRDRLWANVAHMRGLLAEHGVDVGESTSQIIPVMVRDDRRVMGIGRRMQESGLYVQPVKYPAVTKNRSRFRISVSAAHNFAQLERASEILVSVLRQEGILK
- a CDS encoding acetoacetate decarboxylase family protein; translation: MSQDGTTVYVFRNAVGGFFEFPVEQARAILPRHLQPAELHHGSGILSVMAFDFSESMVGAYQEVILGILVSPRVEPGMAMPHSAFYPFLLGTTTREAREHAIERWHLPHYMRDVQMSMEPDASNGRMMVRVSDEGRPIVEMAITSHGWRDAAQLHQSFMFDEAGGFLAEITMQGALSESEEEGGYLKLYPHPMTEPLDELEEVSELPIREMWMRGGVQTFQPLRELAMTVQP
- a CDS encoding diacylglycerol kinase family protein, with protein sequence MTHRVCVIANPAAGRGRGSRLLPRVKAAFAAHGVTDVRVSTGPGQEGELARRAIEDGFDTLVAVGGDGTWSNVANQILGARADVRLALLAGGTGCDFAKTTGSPAGDPEATARLAVEGPDTRVDVGRIEDRHFLNVSGFGFDIAVLEDVGRIPLLRGNALYMFSAVRQLFGYRGVDIGLTTAAGTSRGRHLMLIVANARNFGGAFAIAPGASLTDGMLDAVSILDASAARRISIFGAAIKGTHVTAPEVKVEQARAFTLDFDSPPAYETDGEYNRASSARLEITSLPAALRVVTPGVPA
- a CDS encoding alcohol dehydrogenase catalytic domain-containing protein, which encodes MKAVTFAAPIPRYLVTAGAGRLNSGLYVGPHSCTRLSDAPSPALPGPDWVRIQTRMGGICGSDLGIVTLSASPSTSPFSSFPFTPGHENVGTVAELGAAVKGWGVGQRVVVNPLLSCVPRGVEPLCAGCADGHPSRCEHFTDGHLAPGMLIGTTKGLGGGWGEEFVAHQSQLVAVPDSLADEEAVLIEPLACSVQAVRANLPPAGARVLVIGSGAIGLVTVAALQALAPTADVTIVARYPFQAEQAERLGAARTVSGRGDYFEALAEISGARLLKPIIGKRIAVGGFDQVYVCVGGVRGMEDALRFTRSGGTIVLLGNSTQLNGIDWSPVWLKELTIRGSLCYSGHSHGGAGAHAFTEAAALVADGRARLAPLLTHTFRLDQLRDALLTAMDKKGSGSIKVAFRY
- a CDS encoding lysophospholipid acyltransferase family protein encodes the protein MLRRLISLWSWASMLMVGLVWVPTMALLYVVTVPRDPGRYAVGWWFRRAAVTVVKLNPLWRFRTEGVRITDPRRPYVAVANHESIADIFLISLLPWEMKWLARRTAFNIPLMGWMMRMAGDVGVERGSTRSRGRALEQCRDRLERGVSILIMPEGTRTLDGRLGPFQDGAFRLAVELKCPVLPIAVAGANHALAKGSWVMNPARAVARVLPPVETDGLTLADVPALRDRVRAMIDSARDELLHELGPQNGRVTLPAPRGVAEAETHG